The sequence gcacttgccCCAGCCCATTAGCACTTCACGCACATATTTTCACCAAACCTGTAGCGCAtgtttgcacaaaaataccaaaacttcatggccataccACTGACTTTGCACATACAGTATGACTTATAGCATAGCGCTGTGCTTAGTGCTCTTAAAACAGGGCCCAATATATCATGAATAATGCTTGGGTCACTGAGGGTTACAAATGGTAAAAAACAGCCAAAGCAACCAAAATATTAATATTCCCTTATGTGTTCACAGAATTTTTTACCTAAAATCTTCTTAAAAGACAATGGGTAGGGTAATGCATAAAAAGCACAAATACATTATTCAATTGATTTTACATAACAtatctttttacttttttgtacCTTTAACTTGTCAAACTTGTCGTCTACATCTTGAAGCCAAGACATAAACTGTCTTGCATTGAACCGATCTCTAACAGAAGTTTTGCCATCATCACCCTGAAGAGCAAAAAGAGGTAGCACATTGTAAACGTAGCAGGTATTAATCAACAACAtcaatgtataaattacaatgttgTGCATTTTCATGGTAGATATTAAAACATACAGTGTTAGAATagataaatgacataaatgaagaaataaaaatgcaaaaggaGTGTATTTTTTAATCTTCAAAAGATTGTTTTCCTTTCATACACATTACAGATGAAAGATAATACAAACAATatctctttaaaagagaaaaataatgcTCATCCTCCAATGACTTGAAAGCCTTTACAAGACATGACAACGTTTCTGACGAAACATACTGTATCTATGCGTCATTTGGGTCTTAACATTTCTGTCCATCTGAGACTGGACACAAAGGCACTGTTCTTTCATTTTGGTTTTTAAAGCTCCTAAAAGTAGTTAAAAGTACTGATTATTTAGTTTGAATGATGTCCTTACAATATGTTCACTCACTTGGACGTCCTGGGGCATGTTGTATACTTCAGCATCCAATAGGACCGTGCAGGCACTGAATGGAAGCGTCTGATTGGCTAGTGTTCTTGCAGCACGATAATGAACTCTCAAAACCTCTTGCTCATTGGATACAATCAGCTTTTCCTGGAACAGCGAAGGCACAAACATTCCATCAAATCATCTTTATTACAGGCAAAAAGAAGCAATcctattgtttaaaataattttccggGTTCTGTACAAGATCAGATCAATCGACAGTCGCATAAAGTTGAAAAATattttcgactcatccctcatttattttttaaaagccaaAATTGCCATTACagcgagacacttacaatggaaatgaatggtgcCAGTATTTTAAACGTTAAAACAcccaccgtttcaaaagtatctccacaagatttaaacaatacgcatgttaacatgattttagtgtcataaaatctctgttttacatgattttaatgtgataaaatcacttgggGTTTACCGGCATTGGGTTCTCATGGCAACGAAGCTCTAATattggacataactttacacagataaggttggTAAACAAtttaatcacagtaaaatcatgttaacacataatgtTTACAACTTGTGGCAAGTTGTGAAaaagtgtgtatttgaatgtttatggactggccccatacacatccattgtaagtgcattaatgtaaccacgatttttgcttctttttataaCATAAACTGGAAacagttgaaaatattttttgtgattaaATCCCAGGGGTTCAGTTGGGAACCCCTGTTCTAGAGGTCCATATGCAAGTAGATGTAGAACATTGCACTCATTTACCCTCTCTATGCTGTGCTGCAGTCTTAGCTTCATCCTCATAATCTCCTGCTGTTTGAACATCTCCTTCAGTGGTTCAGATAGGGAGGGGGGTGGAGTAATCTATAACAACAAATGGAATACAATTCTCCAATGGTGAGGCTAAAGACTTCAGCACTGGTTCCATTTGAACTAAAAACATGTTTATGGTATAATATTTTGTCTTCTCGTAATCTAGAGAatcattttgttatataatgacaAAACCGAAGTGGTAAAAGCTTACGGTCGGGATGCAGAGCTTGCTCAGTGGGTTTCCATCCAGCAGGTAGGATCCATTAAATGTCACATACTCATCATAGTACTGAGGAGCTTGAGGAATGACACTACAAAGAACTTTCCTCTTCTCCTCGATCTTCTTGCGAATGTGTAAGTACTCATAATATGGGTTCGCTCTCTCGGTCTGGTAAGGCTCGATCTCTTCAAGCTTCAGTGCATCTACAATTGCAGCTAAGGACTGTTGTGTCTTTTCTTTGACCTGCTGAGCTGTTAGGTTCGCTTGTGCCTGAAGCAAAACCCTAGGCATCTTTCGTTTCCTTGGATGGGTCACCTGGTTATCACCTTCCTCATCCATGAGTCGGACTTTGGTTTTGGCCCCAGATGTATCGGAATCTCTCTCCGCAACAGAAAATGGTGAAGAGCTTCCTGAGGTGCCTTCACTAGGTGGCTCTACCTGAGGATCTTGCTCAACTCCAGTGTTGCTTTGACCTTGTTCCCCACTAGACTGAAGGTGTGATTTTGCAGGCAGCTCCTCAACAGCAAGCTGGTCTGACATCTCTACATCTGCCTTACTTTCAGCTAAAGCTTGGGTTGTCGCACTTTCTTCTGAGGATAAGACTTTTGTGCCATCTGTCTCTGTGACTTGGTTCTCGTCCGAAACCTCTTCAGACAACTCCATTGAATCTTCAGGGATCCTCTCTGGACTGGTGCAGTGAGACACATTTGTTGACGTCGAAAGCAGGCCATCTTTGAGTTTCTCTGTTTGAGCATCAACTGTATCCAATGACTCACTGGAGAAATTTGTTGTACTTTCTTCTTGGACACTTTCAGAATTATTTTCTGTATCCTCTATGTTGGTGGTTCTCAACAGTGGTTTAGCAGATTCCTCAGAGCTGGATCTAAATGAACCAACTGATGAGTTTGCAGTGCTTGTGTTATCTCTTCTGGAGATGTTTTCCCCAATCTTGTCCAGTTTGTGCTCCACAACAATTAAGGGTTTCTCTTTCTGCTCTGGTCTCAGACTAGAGTTGGCTCTCTGTGTCAGCTCATTGCTGGAACATAGGGCAGTTTCCCATAGCTGGCTACTTGAATGCAAAAGTGCATTCTTGTCCAAAGAATTCGGTGTCTGAGAGGACTGAATTGATACAACTTGTGATTCAACACCTAATGGAGAATCCTTGTTGGAGCCCTCTGTCATTACTGTACCAGATACATCAAGCTCACCAAGACCGGGCTGCTCTACTTGACTACCAGTGTTGCAAGATTGGCTGTTCTCCAAATGGGTCTGAAAAACACTATTATCCTGTGTGAGGCCACCTTGTTGGCTGCTAAGGTCTGCTAAGTGTGATGAAGACTTAGCTTGACAAACAGAAGAGATGCCTTCACCCTCATTACTAGTTGTATGACTTTCGGCATCTGGAAGAGTACTGGTGAGACTTTGATTACATCGTGTCTCCTGAACATAGGTCGCATTAATTTCTGTCTGATGAACTGCAGTTTGCTCATTGCTTGGGTGTGATGCAATACACATTTTCTGGGACTCTTCGCTCAGTCTAGTTTCTGCTGGTTGCACCTTCGCTTCTTCATCCAGAATTGCCCTTAAGCATGGGGAAGGATGCCTGCTTGACAATGGTGTGCGATTGCAGAGAGCCGATTCGTGAAGACTGCAAGTATCTTTATCATGAACAGTAGGAGACCTGGAGGACTGTAGAACGTTGGAAGACTGCAGGAAAGATGGCTGGGAATCTAAAGCTTCCATGTTGAGGTCCGAATCGTATTCAGTGGGTCTAGGGGTTAATATGGTTGTCTGGAAGGAGTCTTCTGAGCTTGCCATAGACATCATGGATACGGATCTTGACATAAGGCCAGATTTTTCACTATCCGGTCGTGGAGATCGGCTAATGTTGTTTTCTATTACTGGACCATTCTTTCCAAAGGACGAGAGATTTCTCGTATCTAGCGAGAGCGTTCTTCCACTGGTGGCATCTTTTAAGGTCTTCTCACAATGACCCTCCGAGACTTCTGAGCTTTTGGAGCGAGTTAGTTCCTTGGTTAGAAAGGGCTCACTGGACGAAGAGGGAGTTTTCGTTTTATCCTTGCTTTTCTGTTTAACTAGGTCAATTCCTGGGCGTAGTTTTAGTCGTTCCCTTTCCTTCTGCTTGATTTTCTCTAAGTGCTTCTTGTGCCACTGTTCAATTTCCTGGTCCTTGAGACTAAGCATGCGTTCAAAGCTGGTCTTCATGAGATCATCATTGACCAACCTCTTTTCTTTGGGATGATTATCCTTCAGAGCAGGTGCAACTTTAGGTTTGGAATCCACTTCACTTGGTTTCGTCTTGCTAATTTTACCATCTCTATTCAGCTGTGACCGGTCTTTATCTTTGTGTCGATCTCGCTCACGGTCTCGATGTCTTTCAGACTCCCGTTCCCTTTCTCTTCTATCTCTGTCTTTCTCTGAAGGCTTCGTTAGCTCCTCTTTTGATTTACATGAGATGACCTTATTATTCTCAGAAATGTAGCCTTTCttctcttccaacaacaacttgAGATTGGAGTAGGACGTGGAAGAGGGGGTGGCCTCTTTCAATTTGTCTTTCTTCCTCTTGTCAGAATCTTTTTCCTTATCCCGTTCTTTTTCCTTATTGCGCTCAGATTTGGCATGATCCGTGGTTTTCTCAGGGGCTTTTGCTTTCTTTTCAGAACTTGTTTTATCTTTGTGGTCACCAGAAGAATGCTCTTTCTCTGCTCTTTTGTCAAACTTGTCCTTATTCTTTTTGATTTCCTCATGTTTTTTCATCACTGACATTACCTTGATCTTTTCACTATCCTTATGGCTCTTCTCATTTGGCGATTTCTTCTCCTCTTTCCATCGATCTGTGGAGTTGTGCAATTCAGGCTTGTCAGCTGAATGGTCAGATTTGACTTTCTTGTCTTTATCTGCATGCTTTTTATCAGACTTCTCAGGCTCCCGATCCTTTGTTGGCACACGCTTATCATTTCTCTCACGAGTGTTCTTCTCTACAGACTCCTGTTGATCTTGGTCAACTGAAATCCCAGTGATCGGCTTATCATCTGCTTCCTCTTTCACACCAGAACTGTGTAATGAACCCTCAGAAATTCGTCCAGAGCAAAGGCCATCAGTCCGGTCATCAATTTCATCTCCCCTTCCGTCCTTTCCACGCTCGTCTTTGATGGGAAcctcctttttctctttttttatggtCTTGTCCTTTTCTCGCTCCTCCTTTGGCCTTCTGTCCTTGCAGCTACTGCTGCTCGAATGTTTGTCTTTTGATGCCCCTTTTTCTTCCTTAACAGGAGATGATTCTGAAGATTTCAGAGGAGATTCGCCACCAAGCATCTCACATTTACCAGTGAGCTCTTCGTTCTCTTCGCTTTTGAAGAAGTTCTCTT comes from Xyrauchen texanus isolate HMW12.3.18 chromosome 9, RBS_HiC_50CHRs, whole genome shotgun sequence and encodes:
- the ankrd12 gene encoding ankyrin repeat domain-containing protein 12 isoform X3 yields the protein MAKPGSDRDGAMAEKTVGKRSKEKISPFPKTPKLDRSEILGKEGKCKSSMKRKLSFTVSPPRNEELHSDTDKDVPDKKKVKKESGTKKSTPVNILFGYPLSERKQMALVMQMTARDNSPDTMPSHPSQTPPMQKKIASSSSSRQKDKVNKRNERGETSLHMAAIRGDVKQVKELISLGADVNVKDFAGWTPLHEACNLGYYDVAKVLIGAGAEVNTQGLDDDTPLHDASSSGHKDIVKLLLCNGGNAFQANKRGERPVDVADSQEVEQLLKGEIPLSEPEESSSESEDPPSVNPSSVDENMEYSDAEKDSDNKSTTVKASSSLSGLDEYEFKDEEEEDDLSKALNDRHILRRELRQNEKEEKERNHYASKQGSKSDQSTLVCKTKKTKATRVYCSSDSSSDEAEVPSERRSSPTRSVSVDGHKTDNRSKKEILNITPAEQKEKGKLKKKNKSQSKNKENQEVREDGKENSKSLLFSTATVSDNSDKGVREEDSFKMSFSAKDDTSVHLFHLSVVKSPKLNHNQTDKQTTPLKQENAKTCVSIGDASCPVDSVKYNHYTESDFCTEGSSSKSCKHKEKSKHHHKELSLDGDDGSSSPFKDNCLSNSMESSEGVFRKTDKDGKVVKKHKLKHKEKEKYRKEYEAERNHHRQKEARKDGHKNMEFDREFWKENFFKSEENEELTGKCEMLGGESPLKSSESSPVKEEKGASKDKHSSSSSCKDRRPKEEREKDKTIKKEKKEVPIKDERGKDGRGDEIDDRTDGLCSGRISEGSLHSSGVKEEADDKPITGISVDQDQQESVEKNTRERNDKRVPTKDREPEKSDKKHADKDKKVKSDHSADKPELHNSTDRWKEEKKSPNEKSHKDSEKIKVMSVMKKHEEIKKNKDKFDKRAEKEHSSGDHKDKTSSEKKAKAPEKTTDHAKSERNKEKERDKEKDSDKRKKDKLKEATPSSTSYSNLKLLLEEKKGYISENNKVISCKSKEELTKPSEKDRDRRERERESERHRDRERDRHKDKDRSQLNRDGKISKTKPSEVDSKPKVAPALKDNHPKEKRLVNDDLMKTSFERMLSLKDQEIEQWHKKHLEKIKQKERERLKLRPGIDLVKQKSKDKTKTPSSSSEPFLTKELTRSKSSEVSEGHCEKTLKDATSGRTLSLDTRNLSSFGKNGPVIENNISRSPRPDSEKSGLMSRSVSMMSMASSEDSFQTTILTPRPTEYDSDLNMEALDSQPSFLQSSNVLQSSRSPTVHDKDTCSLHESALCNRTPLSSRHPSPCLRAILDEEAKVQPAETRLSEESQKMCIASHPSNEQTAVHQTEINATYVQETRCNQSLTSTLPDAESHTTSNEGEGISSVCQAKSSSHLADLSSQQGGLTQDNSVFQTHLENSQSCNTGSQVEQPGLGELDVSGTVMTEGSNKDSPLGVESQVVSIQSSQTPNSLDKNALLHSSSQLWETALCSSNELTQRANSSLRPEQKEKPLIVVEHKLDKIGENISRRDNTSTANSSVGSFRSSSEESAKPLLRTTNIEDTENNSESVQEESTTNFSSESLDTVDAQTEKLKDGLLSTSTNVSHCTSPERIPEDSMELSEEVSDENQVTETDGTKVLSSEESATTQALAESKADVEMSDQLAVEELPAKSHLQSSGEQGQSNTGVEQDPQVEPPSEGTSGSSSPFSVAERDSDTSGAKTKVRLMDEEGDNQVTHPRKRKMPRVLLQAQANLTAQQVKEKTQQSLAAIVDALKLEEIEPYQTERANPYYEYLHIRKKIEEKRKVLCSVIPQAPQYYDEYVTFNGSYLLDGNPLSKLCIPTITPPPSLSEPLKEMFKQQEIMRMKLRLQHSIEREKLIVSNEQEVLRVHYRAARTLANQTLPFSACTVLLDAEVYNMPQDVQVSEHIGDDGKTSVRDRFNARQFMSWLQDVDDKFDKLKTCLLMRQQHEAAALNAVQRLEWQLKLQELDPATYKSTSIFEIPEFYIPLVEVNDDFDLTPI
- the ankrd12 gene encoding ankyrin repeat domain-containing protein 12 isoform X4, giving the protein MAKPGSDRDGAMAEKTVGKRSKEKISPFPKTPKLDRSEILGKEGKCKSSMKRKLSFTVSPPRNEELHSDTDKDVPDKKKVKKESGTKKSTPVNILFGYPLSERKQMALVMQMTARDNSPDTMPSHPSQTPPMQKKIASSSSSRQKDKVNKRNERGETSLHMAAIRGDVKQVKELISLGADVNVKDFAGWTPLHEACNLGYYDVAKVLIGAGAEVNTQGLDDDTPLHDASSSGHKDIVKLLLCNGGNAFQANKRGERPVDVADSQEVEQLLKGEIPLSEPEESSSESEDPPSVNPSSVDENMEYSDAEKDSDNKSTTVKASSSLSGLDEYEFKDEEEEDDLSKALNDRHILRRELRQNEKEEKERNHYASKQGSKSDQSTLVCKTKKTKATRVYCSSDSSSDEAEVPSERRSSPTRSVSVDGHKTDNRSKKEILNITPAEQKEKGKLKKKNKSQSKNKENQEVREDGKENSKSLLFSTATVSDNSDKGVREEDSFKMSFSAKDDTSVHLFHLSVVKSPKLNHNQTDKQTTPLKQENAKTCVSIGDASCPVDSVKYNHYTESDFCTEGSSSKSCKHKEKSKHHHKELSLDGDDGSSSPFKDNCLSNSMESSEGVFRKTDKDGKVVKKHKLKHKEKEKYRKEYEAERNHHRQKEARKDGHKNMEFDREFWKENFFKSEENEELTGKCEMLGGESPLKSSESSPVKEEKGASKDKHSSSSSCKDRRPKEEREKDKTIKKEKKEVPIKDERGKDGRGDEIDDRTDGLCSGRISEGSLHSSGVKEEADDKPITGISVDQDQQESVEKNTRERNDKRVPTKDREPEKSDKKHADKDKKVKSDHSADKPELHNSTDRWKEEKKSPNEKSHKDSEKIKVMSVMKKHEEIKKNKDKFDKRAEKEHSSGDHKDKTSSEKKAKAPEKTTDHAKSERNKEKERDKEKDSDKRKKDKLKEATPSSTSYSNLKLLLEEKKGYISENNKVISCKSKEELTKPSEKDRDRRERERESERHRDRERDRHKDKDRSQLNRDGKISKTKPSEVDSKPKVAPALKDNHPKEKRLVNDDLMKTSFERMLSLKDQEIEQWHKKHLEKIKQKERERLKLRPGIDLVKQKSKDKTKTPSSSSEPFLTKELTRSKSSEVSEGHCEKTLKDATSGRTLSLDTRNLSSFGKNGPVIENNISRSPRPDSEKSGLMSRSVSMMSMASSEDSFQTTILTPRPTEYDSDLNMEALDSQPSFLQSSNVLQSSRSPTVHDKDTCSLHESALCNRTPLSSRHPSPCLRAILDEEAKVQPAETRLSEESQKMCIASHPSNEQTAVHQTEINATYVQETRCNQSLTSTLPDAESHTTSNEGEGISSVCQAKSSSHLADLSSQQGGLTQDNSVFQTHLENSQSCNTGSQVEQPGLGELDVSGTVMTEGSNKDSPLGVESQVVSIQSSQTPNSLDKNALLHSSSQLWETALCSSNELTQRANSSLRPEQKEKPLIVVEHKLDKIGENISRRDNTSTANSSVGSFRSSSEESAKPLLRTTNIEDTENNSESVQEESTTNFSSESLDTVDAQTEKLKDGLLSTSTNVSHCTSPERIPEDSMELSEEVSDENQVTETDGTKVLSSEESATTQALAESKADVEMSDQLAVEELPAKSHLQSSGEQGQSNTGVEQDPQVEPPSEGTSGSSSPFSVAERDSDTSGAKTKVRLMDEEGDNQVTHPRKRKMPRVLLQAQANLTAQQVKEKTQQSLAAIVDALKLEEIEPYQTERANPYYEYLHIRKKIEEKRKVLCSVIPQAPQYYDEYVTFNGSYLLDGNPLSKLCIPTITPPPSLSEPLKEMFKQQEIMRMKLRLQHSIEREKLIVSNEQEVLRVHYRAARTLANQTLPFSACTVLLDAEVYNMPQDVQGDDGKTSVRDRFNARQFMSWLQDVDDKFDKLKTCLLMRQQHEAAALNAVQRLEWQLKLQELDPATYKSTSIFEIPEFYIPLVEVNDDFDLTPI
- the ankrd12 gene encoding ankyrin repeat domain-containing protein 12 isoform X1, which translates into the protein MAKPGSDRDGAMAEKTVGKRSKEKISPFPKTPKLDRSEILGKEGKCKSSMKRKLSFTVSPPRNEELHSDTDDSDPGQSSDVWGERLLPPCRIFADKDVPDKKKVKKESGTKKSTPVNILFGYPLSERKQMALVMQMTARDNSPDTMPSHPSQTPPMQKKIASSSSSRQKDKVNKRNERGETSLHMAAIRGDVKQVKELISLGADVNVKDFAGWTPLHEACNLGYYDVAKVLIGAGAEVNTQGLDDDTPLHDASSSGHKDIVKLLLCNGGNAFQANKRGERPVDVADSQEVEQLLKGEIPLSEPEESSSESEDPPSVNPSSVDENMEYSDAEKDSDNKSTTVKASSSLSGLDEYEFKDEEEEDDLSKALNDRHILRRELRQNEKEEKERNHYASKQGSKSDQSTLVCKTKKTKATRVYCSSDSSSDEAEVPSERRSSPTRSVSVDGHKTDNRSKKEILNITPAEQKEKGKLKKKNKSQSKNKENQEVREDGKENSKSLLFSTATVSDNSDKGVREEDSFKMSFSAKDDTSVHLFHLSVVKSPKLNHNQTDKQTTPLKQENAKTCVSIGDASCPVDSVKYNHYTESDFCTEGSSSKSCKHKEKSKHHHKELSLDGDDGSSSPFKDNCLSNSMESSEGVFRKTDKDGKVVKKHKLKHKEKEKYRKEYEAERNHHRQKEARKDGHKNMEFDREFWKENFFKSEENEELTGKCEMLGGESPLKSSESSPVKEEKGASKDKHSSSSSCKDRRPKEEREKDKTIKKEKKEVPIKDERGKDGRGDEIDDRTDGLCSGRISEGSLHSSGVKEEADDKPITGISVDQDQQESVEKNTRERNDKRVPTKDREPEKSDKKHADKDKKVKSDHSADKPELHNSTDRWKEEKKSPNEKSHKDSEKIKVMSVMKKHEEIKKNKDKFDKRAEKEHSSGDHKDKTSSEKKAKAPEKTTDHAKSERNKEKERDKEKDSDKRKKDKLKEATPSSTSYSNLKLLLEEKKGYISENNKVISCKSKEELTKPSEKDRDRRERERESERHRDRERDRHKDKDRSQLNRDGKISKTKPSEVDSKPKVAPALKDNHPKEKRLVNDDLMKTSFERMLSLKDQEIEQWHKKHLEKIKQKERERLKLRPGIDLVKQKSKDKTKTPSSSSEPFLTKELTRSKSSEVSEGHCEKTLKDATSGRTLSLDTRNLSSFGKNGPVIENNISRSPRPDSEKSGLMSRSVSMMSMASSEDSFQTTILTPRPTEYDSDLNMEALDSQPSFLQSSNVLQSSRSPTVHDKDTCSLHESALCNRTPLSSRHPSPCLRAILDEEAKVQPAETRLSEESQKMCIASHPSNEQTAVHQTEINATYVQETRCNQSLTSTLPDAESHTTSNEGEGISSVCQAKSSSHLADLSSQQGGLTQDNSVFQTHLENSQSCNTGSQVEQPGLGELDVSGTVMTEGSNKDSPLGVESQVVSIQSSQTPNSLDKNALLHSSSQLWETALCSSNELTQRANSSLRPEQKEKPLIVVEHKLDKIGENISRRDNTSTANSSVGSFRSSSEESAKPLLRTTNIEDTENNSESVQEESTTNFSSESLDTVDAQTEKLKDGLLSTSTNVSHCTSPERIPEDSMELSEEVSDENQVTETDGTKVLSSEESATTQALAESKADVEMSDQLAVEELPAKSHLQSSGEQGQSNTGVEQDPQVEPPSEGTSGSSSPFSVAERDSDTSGAKTKVRLMDEEGDNQVTHPRKRKMPRVLLQAQANLTAQQVKEKTQQSLAAIVDALKLEEIEPYQTERANPYYEYLHIRKKIEEKRKVLCSVIPQAPQYYDEYVTFNGSYLLDGNPLSKLCIPTITPPPSLSEPLKEMFKQQEIMRMKLRLQHSIEREKLIVSNEQEVLRVHYRAARTLANQTLPFSACTVLLDAEVYNMPQDVQVSEHIGDDGKTSVRDRFNARQFMSWLQDVDDKFDKLKTCLLMRQQHEAAALNAVQRLEWQLKLQELDPATYKSTSIFEIPEFYIPLVEVNDDFDLTPI
- the ankrd12 gene encoding ankyrin repeat domain-containing protein 12 isoform X2, producing the protein MAKPGSDRDGAMAEKTVGKRSKEKISPFPKTPKLDRSEILGKEGKCKSSMKRKLSFTVSPPRNEELHSDTDDSDPGQSSDVWGERLLPPCRIFADKDVPDKKKVKKESGTKKSTPVNILFGYPLSERKQMALVMQMTARDNSPDTMPSHPSQTPPMQKKIASSSSSRQKDKVNKRNERGETSLHMAAIRGDVKQVKELISLGADVNVKDFAGWTPLHEACNLGYYDVAKVLIGAGAEVNTQGLDDDTPLHDASSSGHKDIVKLLLCNGGNAFQANKRGERPVDVADSQEVEQLLKGEIPLSEPEESSSESEDPPSVNPSSVDENMEYSDAEKDSDNKSTTVKASSSLSGLDEYEFKDEEEEDDLSKALNDRHILRRELRQNEKEEKERNHYASKQGSKSDQSTLVCKTKKTKATRVYCSSDSSSDEAEVPSERRSSPTRSVSVDGHKTDNRSKKEILNITPAEQKEKGKLKKKNKSQSKNKENQEVREDGKENSKSLLFSTATVSDNSDKGVREEDSFKMSFSAKDDTSVHLFHLSVVKSPKLNHNQTDKQTTPLKQENAKTCVSIGDASCPVDSVKYNHYTESDFCTEGSSSKSCKHKEKSKHHHKELSLDGDDGSSSPFKDNCLSNSMESSEGVFRKTDKDGKVVKKHKLKHKEKEKYRKEYEAERNHHRQKEARKDGHKNMEFDREFWKENFFKSEENEELTGKCEMLGGESPLKSSESSPVKEEKGASKDKHSSSSSCKDRRPKEEREKDKTIKKEKKEVPIKDERGKDGRGDEIDDRTDGLCSGRISEGSLHSSGVKEEADDKPITGISVDQDQQESVEKNTRERNDKRVPTKDREPEKSDKKHADKDKKVKSDHSADKPELHNSTDRWKEEKKSPNEKSHKDSEKIKVMSVMKKHEEIKKNKDKFDKRAEKEHSSGDHKDKTSSEKKAKAPEKTTDHAKSERNKEKERDKEKDSDKRKKDKLKEATPSSTSYSNLKLLLEEKKGYISENNKVISCKSKEELTKPSEKDRDRRERERESERHRDRERDRHKDKDRSQLNRDGKISKTKPSEVDSKPKVAPALKDNHPKEKRLVNDDLMKTSFERMLSLKDQEIEQWHKKHLEKIKQKERERLKLRPGIDLVKQKSKDKTKTPSSSSEPFLTKELTRSKSSEVSEGHCEKTLKDATSGRTLSLDTRNLSSFGKNGPVIENNISRSPRPDSEKSGLMSRSVSMMSMASSEDSFQTTILTPRPTEYDSDLNMEALDSQPSFLQSSNVLQSSRSPTVHDKDTCSLHESALCNRTPLSSRHPSPCLRAILDEEAKVQPAETRLSEESQKMCIASHPSNEQTAVHQTEINATYVQETRCNQSLTSTLPDAESHTTSNEGEGISSVCQAKSSSHLADLSSQQGGLTQDNSVFQTHLENSQSCNTGSQVEQPGLGELDVSGTVMTEGSNKDSPLGVESQVVSIQSSQTPNSLDKNALLHSSSQLWETALCSSNELTQRANSSLRPEQKEKPLIVVEHKLDKIGENISRRDNTSTANSSVGSFRSSSEESAKPLLRTTNIEDTENNSESVQEESTTNFSSESLDTVDAQTEKLKDGLLSTSTNVSHCTSPERIPEDSMELSEEVSDENQVTETDGTKVLSSEESATTQALAESKADVEMSDQLAVEELPAKSHLQSSGEQGQSNTGVEQDPQVEPPSEGTSGSSSPFSVAERDSDTSGAKTKVRLMDEEGDNQVTHPRKRKMPRVLLQAQANLTAQQVKEKTQQSLAAIVDALKLEEIEPYQTERANPYYEYLHIRKKIEEKRKVLCSVIPQAPQYYDEYVTFNGSYLLDGNPLSKLCIPTITPPPSLSEPLKEMFKQQEIMRMKLRLQHSIEREKLIVSNEQEVLRVHYRAARTLANQTLPFSACTVLLDAEVYNMPQDVQGDDGKTSVRDRFNARQFMSWLQDVDDKFDKLKTCLLMRQQHEAAALNAVQRLEWQLKLQELDPATYKSTSIFEIPEFYIPLVEVNDDFDLTPI